From the Streptomyces sp. KMM 9044 genome, one window contains:
- a CDS encoding DUF2254 domain-containing protein, with translation MRDTLRVQLWPVPTLGVVLAVAAGVALPRLDERLQHELPSWLSDYFFGGSSDAARAVLEAIAGSLITVTALTFSLTVLTLQLASSQFSPRVLRTFNSDRYVQTTLALFLATFTYALTVLRTVRTGEDEQASFVPGLSVTVALLLTLASLLALVLFLSHLAREIRVETMMSSIHSAAGRTLGRLLPKEEDTDRGDSDGAHPSDAPPGPPAGALPLSVGSSGFFTSVDEAALLRAAVEADAVLLIDRLPGSSLIAATPVGAAWPRTGEPFSSDAWTRLAERAAKAVRTGPERTGLQDIAFGLRQLTDIATKALSPGINDPTTAVHALSHSAALLCELARHDLGPRLLRDDGRQVRVVLRRPGLEDLLDLAMTQPLRYGAAEPAVLARIAMLLRELAWSTTHDRYPPIVTALALLRSTIGAQNLDATEHFRLTELTGLVDEALAGRWAHGRTH, from the coding sequence ATGCGTGACACACTCCGGGTCCAGCTGTGGCCCGTGCCGACGCTGGGTGTCGTACTCGCCGTCGCCGCGGGCGTGGCACTGCCTCGGCTGGACGAGCGGCTTCAGCACGAGCTCCCGTCCTGGCTGAGTGACTACTTCTTCGGCGGCAGCTCGGATGCCGCACGCGCGGTGCTGGAAGCCATCGCAGGCTCCCTGATCACGGTCACGGCGCTGACCTTCTCGCTCACCGTGCTGACGCTTCAGCTGGCGAGCAGCCAGTTCTCCCCCCGTGTGCTGCGGACCTTCAACTCGGACCGGTACGTCCAGACGACCCTGGCGCTCTTCCTCGCGACGTTCACCTACGCCCTGACGGTGCTGCGCACCGTACGCACCGGCGAGGACGAGCAGGCCAGCTTCGTCCCCGGGCTGTCGGTCACGGTCGCCCTCCTGCTCACCCTGGCCAGCCTGCTCGCCCTCGTCCTGTTCCTGTCCCACCTGGCGCGCGAGATCCGGGTCGAGACGATGATGAGCAGCATCCACTCCGCCGCCGGCCGCACCCTCGGTCGGCTCCTCCCCAAAGAAGAGGACACGGACCGCGGGGACTCCGACGGCGCGCACCCCTCCGACGCCCCGCCGGGACCGCCCGCGGGCGCGCTGCCCCTGAGCGTCGGCTCTTCCGGCTTCTTCACCTCCGTCGATGAGGCGGCCCTTCTGAGGGCAGCCGTCGAAGCCGACGCCGTCCTGCTCATCGACCGCCTCCCCGGGAGTTCGCTGATCGCCGCCACGCCCGTGGGAGCCGCCTGGCCGCGCACCGGGGAGCCCTTCTCCTCCGACGCATGGACCCGTCTGGCCGAACGAGCCGCCAAAGCGGTGAGGACCGGCCCTGAACGCACCGGCCTCCAGGACATCGCCTTCGGGCTCCGGCAGCTCACCGACATCGCCACCAAGGCGCTCTCCCCCGGGATCAACGACCCGACGACCGCTGTGCACGCCCTGTCCCACTCCGCCGCGCTGCTGTGCGAGCTGGCCCGGCACGACCTGGGCCCCCGGCTGCTGCGCGACGACGGCAGGCAGGTCAGAGTCGTGCTGCGGCGCCCCGGCCTGGAGGACCTCCTGGACCTGGCCATGACCCAGCCCCTGCGCTACGGCGCCGCCGAGCCCGCCGTCCTGGCTCGCATCGCGATGCTGTTGCGCGAACTCGCCTGGAGCACCACGCACGACCGGTATCCGCCCATCGTCACCGCCCTCGCCCTGCTGCGTTCCACCATCGGCGCCCAGAACCTCGACGCCACCGAGCACTTCCGGCTCACCGAGCTGACCGGACTCGTCGACGAGGCCCTGGCCGGCCGGTGGGCACACGGCCGCACCCACTGA
- a CDS encoding GNAT family N-acetyltransferase, which translates to MTPVLHTERLTFRPYRPEDEDVFVALLRDEEVCRWMGQERVPETDLRTLFRAILTDVYPQHRFDVWGLWREEVYVGHAEVKKTGNADGHELITALTPEYWGRGLGTEVVRGLLRHVADNLGLKEAYGMVGADNTVSLAMCRRLGFGFRHVRDVVGDDGTVTKPVVIPAADPD; encoded by the coding sequence ATGACACCGGTCCTGCACACTGAACGCCTCACGTTCCGGCCCTACCGCCCCGAGGACGAGGACGTCTTCGTGGCCCTGCTGCGTGACGAGGAGGTCTGCCGCTGGATGGGCCAGGAGCGCGTGCCGGAGACCGACCTGCGCACGCTGTTCCGCGCCATTCTCACCGACGTCTACCCGCAGCACAGGTTCGACGTGTGGGGACTGTGGCGCGAGGAGGTCTACGTCGGCCACGCGGAGGTGAAGAAGACCGGCAACGCCGACGGCCACGAACTGATCACCGCTCTCACCCCCGAGTACTGGGGCCGGGGCCTGGGCACAGAAGTGGTCCGCGGCCTGCTCCGCCACGTCGCCGACAACCTGGGCCTGAAGGAGGCCTACGGCATGGTCGGCGCCGACAACACCGTCAGCCTGGCCATGTGCCGCCGACTGGGCTTCGGCTTCCGGCACGTGCGCGACGTGGTTGGCGACGACGGCACCGTGACCAAGCCGGTGGTGATCCCGGCGGCGGACCCGGACTGA
- a CDS encoding MbtH family protein yields MDENTRYQVLRNDEEQYSLWPVDIEVPAGWQPVGKEGTEAECSASVDEVWTDMRPRSLRERMENTGARRVPRSHEGRAGGASATAPPARAPPALHPPCLIPRSRHDTGPAH; encoded by the coding sequence ATGGACGAGAACACCCGCTACCAGGTGCTGCGCAACGACGAGGAACAGTACTCGCTGTGGCCCGTCGACATCGAGGTGCCCGCCGGCTGGCAGCCCGTCGGCAAGGAGGGCACGGAGGCGGAGTGCTCCGCCTCCGTGGACGAGGTCTGGACCGACATGCGCCCGCGCAGCCTGCGGGAGCGCATGGAGAACACCGGAGCCCGACGCGTCCCGCGCAGCCACGAAGGACGGGCCGGGGGCGCGTCCGCAACCGCACCCCCGGCCCGTGCCCCGCCCGCCCTGCACCCGCCCTGCCTCATCCCGAGGAGCCGTCATGACACCGGTCCTGCACACTGA